One stretch of Rosistilla oblonga DNA includes these proteins:
- a CDS encoding ATP-binding protein, which produces MIDSIESTRKSAPSQAERDLFDLHALAIYRRTDRMFAYLMVLQWVVAIAAAYWFSPRTWDGVQSSMHPHLLMAIFGGGLLASLPVALAWRMPGHAITRYVIAISQVLFSSLLIHITGGRIETHFHIFVSLAFLAAYRDWKVLAPATLVIIVDHVIRDIWWPESIFGVATASHWRWLEHAAWVLFEDLVLAFTIRQSIREMRALALHTVQLEQARQVAEEASCVKGQFLASMSHELRTPLNGVIGMTELLADSPLSERQRRFVNACQSSGALLLRLINDILDFSKIEAGHLELEEHPFELQQLIEDVMSGMPPRLHERDVQLICRQDDSTPLHLLGDSHRLRQVLVNLLGNALKFTERGEITLRTERQHISDDRVTLLFSIEDTGIGIPADRMDRLFQSFSQVDSSIRRKYGGSGLGLSISKAIVHAIGGEIGVESHEGLGSRFWFAVNLRRDHDATNEFDSPAMPPSSFEVQPAPRHVAPAQVPFVPEAAVSLPSEFVGSNH; this is translated from the coding sequence ATGATCGACTCGATTGAATCGACGCGAAAATCAGCCCCCAGCCAAGCTGAGCGGGACCTGTTTGATTTACACGCTTTGGCGATCTACCGCCGAACCGATCGCATGTTCGCCTACCTGATGGTCCTGCAATGGGTCGTGGCAATCGCGGCGGCCTATTGGTTTTCTCCGCGGACATGGGACGGCGTCCAAAGCAGCATGCATCCGCATCTGTTGATGGCGATCTTCGGGGGCGGTCTGTTGGCCAGCCTCCCCGTCGCGTTGGCTTGGCGGATGCCCGGCCATGCGATCACGCGATACGTAATCGCGATCAGCCAAGTCCTCTTCTCGAGCCTGTTGATCCACATCACCGGCGGCCGGATCGAGACGCACTTTCACATCTTTGTGTCGCTCGCGTTTCTGGCTGCCTATCGCGATTGGAAGGTCCTTGCGCCGGCAACCCTGGTCATCATCGTCGACCACGTAATTCGCGACATCTGGTGGCCCGAATCGATCTTCGGCGTCGCGACCGCATCGCACTGGCGTTGGCTGGAACATGCCGCTTGGGTCCTGTTCGAAGACTTGGTCCTCGCGTTTACCATCCGGCAGAGCATTCGCGAAATGCGGGCTCTCGCTTTACACACCGTTCAATTGGAACAAGCTCGCCAAGTCGCCGAAGAGGCGAGTTGCGTGAAGGGGCAGTTCCTCGCGAGCATGAGCCACGAACTTCGCACGCCACTTAACGGCGTCATCGGGATGACCGAACTGCTGGCCGATTCTCCGCTGAGCGAACGGCAACGACGGTTTGTTAACGCCTGCCAAAGCAGTGGCGCGTTGCTGCTGAGATTGATCAACGACATCCTCGATTTCTCGAAGATCGAAGCGGGACATTTGGAACTGGAAGAACATCCATTTGAACTGCAGCAATTGATCGAAGATGTCATGTCGGGAATGCCGCCGCGGCTGCACGAAAGAGACGTCCAACTGATCTGTCGACAGGACGACTCGACACCGTTGCACCTGCTGGGCGACAGCCACCGGCTGCGTCAAGTGCTCGTCAATCTGTTGGGCAACGCATTGAAGTTCACCGAACGTGGCGAGATCACGCTCCGCACCGAACGGCAACACATCTCCGACGACCGCGTTACGCTGCTGTTTTCTATCGAAGACACCGGAATTGGAATTCCCGCCGATCGCATGGATCGCTTGTTTCAATCGTTCTCCCAAGTCGACAGCTCGATTCGTCGCAAATACGGCGGGTCGGGACTGGGGTTATCGATCAGCAAGGCGATCGTCCACGCGATCGGTGGCGAGATCGGCGTGGAGAGTCACGAGGGCCTCGGTTCGCGATTTTGGTTCGCGGTCAACCTGCGCCGCGACCACGATGCCACCAACGAATTCGATTCCCCCGCGATGCCTCCTTCCAGCTTCGAGGTCCAACCGGCTCCGCGACACGTGGCGCCGGCACAGGTTCCCTTTGTTCCCGAAGCGGCGGTATCGCTGCCGAGTGAATTCGTTGGTTCCAACCACTAA
- a CDS encoding response regulator: protein MNETPPDPIADLRHRYLISIGAIVVISLIAQTAVAWGTAASIGLIETIFALTMLAVLIEVFFVFEPAVRTLQTQFLDLQRMLATAQEHSNPPSSDQVKPQEVFAVYREANETPRQPSQQIAAILIPQAAEATVIENVQADHPTSNALSTNALPAPREDNAMTPKILLVEDNQINQMLAQEVLVSNDWQCDIAENGVEALDAIGVKSFDLILMDCQMPVMDGFSLTREIRARQLDGRLTSRCPIIAVTANALTGDRQKCIDAGMDDYLAKPFNPNQLTEIVEQWLPANTPRNPPRAIAADPAPEAPLPFVRQEFMERCMGDLGFAESLLESFQSDSLARVDEIVQHARQRNATAAGNAAHTLKGMAGILAAHPLQSIAADIEQAGRQDQLDQIDDLIDDLQNEVARCLAYIPKLTQGELESA, encoded by the coding sequence ATGAATGAAACGCCCCCCGACCCGATCGCGGACCTGCGGCACAGGTACCTGATTTCGATCGGCGCAATCGTTGTCATCTCGCTGATCGCTCAAACGGCGGTTGCATGGGGCACCGCAGCGTCGATCGGGCTGATCGAAACGATCTTTGCACTGACGATGCTGGCTGTGCTGATCGAAGTCTTCTTTGTCTTCGAGCCGGCAGTGCGAACACTTCAAACTCAGTTCCTCGATCTGCAACGAATGCTTGCCACGGCGCAGGAACATTCCAATCCACCATCCAGCGACCAAGTTAAACCGCAAGAGGTGTTTGCCGTGTACCGCGAAGCAAACGAAACGCCCCGTCAACCGTCGCAGCAAATCGCTGCAATCCTGATCCCTCAAGCCGCCGAAGCAACCGTGATCGAGAACGTCCAGGCCGACCATCCGACTTCCAACGCACTATCGACGAACGCCCTTCCAGCGCCGCGAGAGGATAACGCGATGACACCAAAGATCCTGCTGGTCGAAGACAACCAGATCAACCAGATGCTCGCCCAAGAGGTGCTCGTGAGTAACGACTGGCAATGCGACATCGCCGAAAATGGCGTCGAAGCTCTCGACGCGATCGGTGTCAAATCATTTGACCTGATCTTAATGGACTGCCAAATGCCGGTCATGGATGGCTTCTCGCTGACTCGCGAGATTCGCGCCCGCCAGCTCGACGGGCGATTGACCAGCCGCTGCCCGATCATCGCGGTCACCGCAAATGCACTCACAGGGGATCGGCAGAAATGTATCGACGCCGGCATGGACGACTACCTCGCCAAACCCTTCAACCCCAATCAACTGACCGAGATTGTCGAACAGTGGCTCCCCGCCAACACGCCGCGCAATCCGCCCCGCGCGATCGCCGCCGATCCCGCCCCCGAAGCTCCGCTCCCCTTTGTTCGCCAAGAGTTCATGGAGCGGTGCATGGGAGACCTTGGATTTGCCGAATCGCTGCTGGAGTCATTCCAGTCGGACAGCCTTGCCCGCGTCGATGAGATCGTCCAGCACGCCAGACAACGCAATGCAACCGCCGCCGGCAACGCAGCGCATACGCTCAAGGGCATGGCAGGAATCCTCGCCGCCCATCCGCTTCAATCGATCGCCGCGGACATCGAACAAGCCGGCCGCCAGGATCAACTCGACCAGATCGATGACCTGATCGACGACCTGCAAAACGAGGTCGCCCGCTGCCTCGCCTACATCCCCAAATTGACCCAGGGCGAACTCGAGTCGGCCTGA
- a CDS encoding sulfatase family protein, with protein MSKCFIAWLAVGLLAAQTNVALSATSHPNIVVIYADDLGYGDVSCYGATAVATPHIDRIAAEGIRFTDGHAPAATCTPSRYAMLTGQYAWRLKGTGIARGDAPAIIKPGRVTLASMLQDSGYKTGVVGKWHLGLGPDEGADWNGKIAPGPLEIGFDYCFLIPATGDRVPCVYVENHRVVDLDPNDPIEVSFKKKVGDEPTGAENPELLKIHPSHGHDRTIVNGISRIGYMSGGKRARWVDEDMADRITSKAVAYIEENKADPFFLFFSLHDIHVPRVPHPRFVGTTAMGPRGDAIAQTDWCTGEILAALDRLNLADNTIVLFTSDNGPVVDDGYKDEAVEKLGDHRPAGPFRGGKYSNFEGGTRVPFVLRWPAKVKANQTSDALVCQIDLLHSFAALTGQTLAADAGPDSHNILDALLGEDPKGRDHLVEHARTLALRQGDWKYIEPGKGPAVNKNTNTEVGVAPQGQLYNLRADLREQKNLADQDPQRVVKMKAMLDEIRSDGASR; from the coding sequence ATGTCAAAGTGTTTCATCGCGTGGTTGGCGGTCGGTCTGTTAGCCGCACAAACAAACGTTGCCCTCAGTGCAACCTCTCATCCCAACATCGTCGTGATCTACGCCGACGACCTTGGTTACGGTGACGTTAGTTGTTACGGCGCGACGGCTGTCGCGACTCCGCACATCGACCGGATCGCCGCCGAAGGGATTCGATTTACCGATGGCCATGCTCCCGCAGCGACCTGCACGCCGTCGCGATACGCGATGCTGACCGGACAATACGCTTGGCGTCTGAAAGGGACGGGCATCGCACGCGGCGACGCTCCCGCGATCATCAAGCCCGGCCGCGTCACGCTCGCTTCGATGCTGCAGGATTCCGGCTACAAGACCGGCGTCGTCGGCAAGTGGCACCTGGGACTGGGCCCCGACGAAGGAGCCGATTGGAACGGCAAGATCGCTCCGGGACCGCTGGAGATCGGATTCGATTATTGTTTCCTGATTCCCGCCACCGGCGATCGCGTCCCCTGTGTTTATGTCGAAAACCATCGCGTCGTCGATCTCGATCCAAACGACCCGATCGAAGTTAGTTTCAAAAAGAAGGTCGGCGACGAACCGACGGGAGCCGAAAATCCCGAACTCTTAAAGATCCACCCCAGCCATGGGCACGATCGAACGATCGTCAACGGGATCAGCCGGATCGGATATATGTCCGGCGGCAAGCGGGCGCGTTGGGTCGATGAGGATATGGCCGATCGGATCACATCGAAAGCTGTCGCGTATATCGAAGAAAATAAGGCCGATCCGTTTTTTCTGTTCTTCTCGCTGCACGACATCCATGTTCCGCGAGTCCCTCATCCGCGGTTTGTCGGCACGACGGCGATGGGCCCGCGCGGCGATGCGATCGCGCAGACCGATTGGTGTACCGGCGAGATCCTGGCGGCGCTGGATCGATTGAACTTAGCCGACAACACGATCGTGCTGTTTACCAGCGACAACGGCCCGGTTGTCGACGATGGCTACAAAGACGAAGCCGTTGAGAAGTTGGGGGATCACCGCCCGGCCGGCCCGTTTCGAGGTGGCAAGTACAGCAACTTTGAAGGCGGAACGCGGGTCCCGTTTGTGTTGCGTTGGCCCGCCAAAGTCAAAGCGAATCAAACCAGCGACGCCTTGGTCTGCCAGATCGATCTGCTGCATTCGTTTGCCGCGCTGACGGGGCAAACGCTGGCTGCCGATGCCGGTCCCGACAGCCACAACATCCTCGATGCCTTGCTGGGCGAAGATCCCAAAGGACGCGACCACTTGGTCGAACACGCCCGCACGCTGGCGCTGCGGCAGGGAGATTGGAAATACATCGAACCGGGCAAGGGTCCGGCAGTCAACAAAAACACCAACACGGAGGTGGGTGTCGCCCCCCAGGGTCAACTGTACAATCTACGTGCCGATTTGAGGGAACAAAAAAATCTCGCGGATCAAGATCCACAGCGGGTGGTTAAAATGAAGGCGATGTTGGACGAAATTCGATCCGATGGTGCCAGTCGATAA